In the Candidatus Delongbacteria bacterium genome, TCCAGAATAAATTCCGGTTTATAGAGAATTATATTTTCAAACATAGATAATGGTGCAGGATCCAGTGGTGATTCCACTCTGCCAGCTTTTCCTATCACTTTATCGACTTCAGGTATTTCAGAAACTGCTTTGTCCAATCGGGCAAGTGTATTTCTATTAAAACTAATTCCTGAATGTGGTAATGAAGTCGGCATTAAAAGAAATGCTCCTTCATCAAGTTTAGGCATAAATTCGGTTCCTAAACCAGGAAATGTTGTCTCAATCGATTTATAAAAATAACTATCCTTTACATTTACTCCTGTAAATGACAATAATTTTTCTACAGGATAAAACATCTTAGAAAAACCAGTCCAGATCATTATCCCAAAAAGCAGAACCACAATTACCAATGAAAGAAAGCTCTTCCTAAATTTTATAAAGAATGTTAACAATGGAATATAGAACATTCTGAATATAAGAATTGCACCTAAAGGAACGAGAACAATCAGTAATATGAATAGAAAGTTTGTGAATTCACCTGAATTTCCAGTAACAGGATTCCAGCTATTCAGTAAAATTAAAAAAACTGCAACTATAGAAAGCAGTAGGGACAAATAACTTCCAAATTTCCATTTCACATAATGGTCGATTAAAATTACAGAAAAGACAATTGAGCTTATAATATAGTAAATGTAATTACCTGTAGGCAAAAGAGTTGTAATAATAGTGAGAGTAGCTAGCTTTAAAATTAGTATTTTATACGATTTTTCTCGCTTTTTCAGCAAATGCTTTCCAATTATCGGTATAAAAATTATGGCTGAAACCAGTGATGAAATTAAGATAAAACTTTTTGTGAAAGCCAATGGTTTGAATAGTTTCCCTTCACTGCTTTCCAGTAAAAATACAGGAATAAAGCTAATTATTGTGGTCATTATAGCTGTAAAAACCGACGGAATTACTTCTTTAACTGAATTTAAAATGATGACTGAATATTCCTCTTTTTTCTCCTTAATAAATCTCTGCATATTCTCTAGGAGAACAATTCCAACGTCAACAATCGTTCCTATGGCAATTGCAATTCCAGAAATAGCAACAACATTGGCATCAACACCAAAAAGTTTCATAAATACAAAAGTCATTAAAACAGAAACTGGAATAAGAAAGGAGATTATTATGGAAGCTTTTATACTTAGAGCCATTATTAGAACAACAATAAATGTAAATAGTACTTCTTGAACAAGGGCTGTTTTCAAAGTACCCAAAGTCTCTTTTATTACTACTGACCTATCGTAAAATGGAGTAATTTTCAACTTTGAAACTTTGCCTGAATTATCAATTTTTTCAGGTAAACCTGCCGAGATCTCTGCAATTTTAGCTTTGATATTTTCTACTACATGTAAAGGATTCTCACCAAACCTTGCCGTTATTACTCCACCAGTAGCATCATATCCACCATCATCCAATATTCCACGACTTTGCATAGGTGCAAAACTAATATTTGCTATATCTTTGAGTTTGTAGATAGTATTGTTCTTTGACATAACAATACTTTTTTCCAAATCTTCAATATTTTTGATATAACCCAGCCCCCTTATGAAATATTCCACGCTATTAATTTCTACCGATGAAGCTCCAATATCTAAATTTGCTGATTTCACTGCATTCAAAATTGATGCAAATGGAATCTCGTAACTTATAATTTTTTGAGGATCTATCTCAATTAAATATTCTTTAACAAATCCTCCAATAGATGCAACTTCAGAAACTCCTTCAACAGAGCTAAGAGCATATTTTACATAATAGTCCTGAATTGATCGCTTCTCTTCTGGTGACCAATTACCACCTTTTAAACCATCTTCATAATATCCGTCCAAAGTATACCAAAAAATCTGGCCAAGTCCTGTGGCATCTGGTCCAAGTGTGGGCTTTACACCTTCAGGAAGAAGGTTTTCAGGAAGGGAATTAAGCTTTTCAATAATTCTAGATCTCGACCAGTAAAATTCTACATCATCATCGAAAATTATATATATACTGGAAAAACCAAACATTGAATTGCTTCGAATAGTTTTTACTTTAGGAATTCCCAATAAAGCTGATGAAAGGGGGTATGTAATTTGATCGTCAATATCCTGAGGAGATCTGCCATCCCATTTTGTAAAAACAATTTGTTGGTTTTCGCCAATATCAGGAATAGCATCCACAGGAACTTTATATTTTTTTGATAATTCTCCAAAATCACCAAAAGGTGAAGTTATTATTCCTGCAGTAATTATTAGCGTGAATAAGAGAATTGTGATGTGAATATTTTTATAAAAATACTCAATTATTTTTAAAAGCA is a window encoding:
- a CDS encoding efflux RND transporter permease subunit translates to MLLKIIEYFYKNIHITILLFTLIITAGIITSPFGDFGELSKKYKVPVDAIPDIGENQQIVFTKWDGRSPQDIDDQITYPLSSALLGIPKVKTIRSNSMFGFSSIYIIFDDDVEFYWSRSRIIEKLNSLPENLLPEGVKPTLGPDATGLGQIFWYTLDGYYEDGLKGGNWSPEEKRSIQDYYVKYALSSVEGVSEVASIGGFVKEYLIEIDPQKIISYEIPFASILNAVKSANLDIGASSVEINSVEYFIRGLGYIKNIEDLEKSIVMSKNNTIYKLKDIANISFAPMQSRGILDDGGYDATGGVITARFGENPLHVVENIKAKIAEISAGLPEKIDNSGKVSKLKITPFYDRSVVIKETLGTLKTALVQEVLFTFIVVLIMALSIKASIIISFLIPVSVLMTFVFMKLFGVDANVVAISGIAIAIGTIVDVGIVLLENMQRFIKEKKEEYSVIILNSVKEVIPSVFTAIMTTIISFIPVFLLESSEGKLFKPLAFTKSFILISSLVSAIIFIPIIGKHLLKKREKSYKILILKLATLTIITTLLPTGNYIYYIISSIVFSVILIDHYVKWKFGSYLSLLLSIVAVFLILLNSWNPVTGNSGEFTNFLFILLIVLVPLGAILIFRMFYIPLLTFFIKFRKSFLSLVIVVLLFGIMIWTGFSKMFYPVEKLLSFTGVNVKDSYFYKSIETTFPGLGTEFMPKLDEGAFLLMPTSLPHSGISFNRNTLARLDKAVSEIPEVDKVIGKAGRVESPLDPAPLSMFENIILYKPEFILDENGERVRFKTDENGNFLRDKDNNLIKDNFGSFFRNWRDSIKSTDDIWNEIVKKSNIPGITSAPKLQPIETRIVMLQTGMRAPMGIQISGQSLSDIEFLGSEFEKILKGVKEIKGESVFADKVVGKPYLQIIPDREKLAQYGISVRNFMDYLQFALSGKIVDKSVEGKERYNIRVRYPISEGESVEAIENIPYFDHQNNSLLLKDVAKVKFDKGPQVIKSENSFYVSYVIFDKKGDISDGEAVEKVKSVINHHIDIGEIKVPKGTHFEFTGNYKNQIRAQQRLAVIVPVVLFIVFFIIYMQFRKITPSLIIFSAIAVTFSGGFILIWLYGQDWFLNFSLFGTSLSSVFNTGTVNISVAVWVGFIALFGVATDDGVLMTGYLEQSFDENKPATKEEIKAAIIDAGLKRINPCLMTTATTILALLPVLTSSGKGGEIMKPMAIPIVGGMTIELLTLFIIPVIYSIWKERSLKSGGKI